A single window of Nasonia vitripennis strain AsymCx chromosome 4, Nvit_psr_1.1, whole genome shotgun sequence DNA harbors:
- the Arp11 gene encoding actin related protein 11: protein MLRGYEGIRYISDKQVIIFDIGSAYTKYGYAGEAAPRGIIRTEVKCPESKEFRKIFSYKDEDDLYQLLVEFLHYIFFKRTVISPKDIRIVILESPLIPSKFRNTLVKVMFRHFEVGSLMVLPAHLVTISTLGMDTAMVLDVGYEEATLIPVFEGVPILKAWQALPLASKAVHKCISKGLQDVLSEKELNEKLIEDIKVQTCFVTTMERSAKLETDNPPTPPPSVKYYTTRTFEIPGIIREKAYEVLWERDNDNLSLPTMILDALIKCPVDTRRQLAENILLIGGTTMAKGFASRLKSELLHLVNSELYAEKLKVRTFKFHSAPSKPNYTAWLGGAIFGIADLPSRCISKENYLEYNRVPDWVNLIDNKKDETSNTI from the exons ATGTTGCGCGGGTATGAGGGAATACGATACATCTCGGACAAGCAAGTGATAATTTTTGATATTGGGAGTGCCTACACAAA GTATGGTTACGCGGGTGAAGCTGCGCCTCGCGGTATTATAAGAACAGAAGTCAAGTGCCCGGAGAGTAAAGAATTCAGGAAAATCTTCAGTTACAAAGATGAGGACGACTTGTACCAACTCCTTGTTGAATTTCtacattatatatttttcaa ACGCACAGTGATCAGTCCAAAGGACATTAGGATTGTTATTTTGGAATCGCCATTGATTCCATCAAAATTTAGGAACACCTTGGTAAAAGTTATGTTTAGGCACTTTGAAGTTGGATCATTGATGGTCCTTCCAGCTCACTTGGTTACCATCAGCACACTAGGAATGGATACCGCTATGGTATTAGATGTTGGTTATGAAGAAGCAACTCTTATTCCAGTATTCGAGGGTGTGCCCATTCTCAAAGCATGGCAAGCCCTTCCTTTGGCAAGCAAGGCTGTTCataa ATGCATCAGCAAAGGTCTTCAAGATGTATTATCAGAAAAAGAATTGAATGAGAAACTGATAGAAGATATTAAAGTGCAAACTTGTTTTGTGACAACTATGGAGCGCTCTGCTAAGTTAGAAACAGATAATCCACCTACGCCGCCACCAAGTGTCAAGTATTACACTACAAGGACATTTGAAATTCCTGGCATCATCAGGGAAAAGGCATATGAAGTTTTGTGGGAAAGAGACAATGATAATCTTAGTTTACCAACTATGATCTTAGATGCTCTTATCAAG TGCCCAGTTGACACAAGGCGACAATTagcagaaaatattttacttattgGAGGAACTACAATGGCAAAAGGTTTTGCAAGTAGATTAAAGTCTGAACTGTTACATTTAGTAAACAGTGAATTATATgcagaaaaattaaaagtgaGGACATTTAAATTTCATTCTGCACCAAGCAAACCAAATTATACTGCATGGTTGGGAGGTGCAATCTTTGGAATAGCAGATCTACCATCAAGGTGCATTTCGAAAGAAAATTATCTTGAATACAATAGAGTACCTGACTGGGTTAATCTCATAGACAACAAAAAAGATGAAACATCAAATACTATTTAG
- the LOC100114306 gene encoding endoplasmic reticulum-Golgi intermediate compartment protein 3: MSIPDRLRQFDAYPKTLEDFRVKTYGGAVVTIISSIIMILLFLSEVNDYLTPSMKEELFVDTSRGSKLKINLDIVISSIACDMLSIDAMDTTGETHLEIQHNIFKRRLDLDGKPIEDPKKTGIADPKKTTEKPAENATAKCGDCYGAASEELGIKCCNTCEEVKEAYRKRKWAVHDTSRFAQCKNDKSREMTFKEGCQIYGFMEVNRVGGSFHIAPGDSITIDHLHVHDVQPYSSSQFNLTHRIRHLSFGTNIPGKTNPIDNTTVIASEGATMFHHYIKIVPTTFMRLDGSILHTNQFSLTKHSRSIKQYSGESGMPGLFFSYELSPLMVKYTQTVKSLGHLMTNTCAIIGGTFTVASIIDAFLYHSVRAIQKKMELGKLS, encoded by the exons ATGAGCATCCCGGACAGGCTGCGTCAGTTCGACGCCTACCCCAAGACCCTCGAGGACTTCCGCGTTAAAACCTACGGCGGAGCTGTCG TGACGATCATCAGCTCCATCATCATGATCCTGCTATTTCTGTCCGAAGTCAACGACTACTTGACTCCGAGTATGAAGGAAGAGCTGTTCGTCGACACTTCCAGAGGCTCCAAGTTGAAAATCAATCTGGACATTGTGATTTCTTCCATAGCTTGTGACA TGTTGTCGATAGATGCTATGGACACGACAGGGGAGACGCATTTAGAAATACAGCATAATATTTTCAAGAGGAGGTTGGATCTTGATGGAAAGCCTATAGAAGATCCTAAAAAGACAG GTATTGCGGATCCCAAGAAAACAACTGAAAAG CCAGCAGAAAATGCAACTGCAAAATGTGGCGACTGTTATGGAGCTGCAAGCGAAGAGCTTGGTATAAA ATGCTGTAATACATGTGAGGAGGTGAAAGAAGCGTACAGGAAAAGAAAATGGGCTGTCCACGATACTTCGAGGTTTGCACAAtgtaaaaatgataaatcaaGGGAAATGACATTTAAGGAAGGATGTCAAATATATGGTTTTATGGAGGTAAACAGGGTAGGAGGAAGTTTTCACATAGCACCCGGTGACAGCATTACAATAGATCACCTGCATG TACATGACGTTCAACCATACTCTTCATCCCAATTCAACTTAACTCACAGAATTCGACACTTAAGCTTTGGAACAAATATTCCTGGGAAAACTAACCCCATTGACAACACTACAGTAATTGCCTCAGAAG GAGCAACGATGTTCCACCATTACATAAAAATAGTTCCTACTACGTTTATGAGACTGGACGGATCGATTCTCCACACAAATCAGTTTTCGCTCACCAAACATTCCCGAAGTATAAAGCAATATTCCGGAGAGTCGGGTATGCCTGGACTCTTCTTCAGCTACGAGTTAAGCCCATTGATGGTGAAGTACACGCAAACCGTGAAATCTCTCGGTCATCTCATGACGAACACGTGTGCTATTATAGGCGGCACTTTCACTGTTGCCAGTATTATAGATGCTTTTCTGTATCATTCGGTGCGGgcaatacagaaaaaaatggagCTGGGTAAACTCAGTTAA
- the LOC100114274 gene encoding transcription termination factor 3, mitochondrial: MSFSRCKALLRLVNISQRNAEFNHDVSQRFYCKKIIFSSASPNELKIKPEKQENEEAKSDKRMRRRRQFRLQETSNYLCTENDQTFKDAKPLNRFSESKEINSYECDRLQDEEERQIVKLEPVSNAPNSENLTVLAPAETEVLDRESSAENKEVARYKFMETPQGTIKYDLSSDEFNIDKYIKEFNASIPGPLDECNEDISDFGPSFPPTFNFAAYADKSVLIQEYVKLGVKLYKIEKDQDHMRALLSVDLEKELPIYIQFLHDCGVPADSLGDVITESPMVLKEDLDDMKTRVRYLRAHNFAVQSIARIVTKNPSWLLWATKKIDERLGHFQNEFKLNGPEVRFLATKQPKLITYNFKHIRENTFAIREEMGFSRQEMKLLLLDKPRLWMNTRKKIVDTFDYLHNTMKLSHLMIASQSDALTCRKSRIKNRHEFLVELNKVQYDPTKPGYIAPKSIAVGSDEEFCRDIAKTAVETYNLFLKTR, from the exons ATGAGCTTTTCACGCTGTAAAGCTTTATTGCGATTAGTGAACATTTCTCAACGCAACGCCGAGTTTAATCACGACGTAAGTCAGCGATTCTAttgtaagaaaataattttttcatcggCATCACCAAATGAACTTAAAATCAAGCctgaaaaacaagaaaatgaGGAAGCTAAAAGCGATAAACGAATGAGGCGTAGAAGACAATTTAGATTACAAGAAACTTCTAATTATCTGTGTACAGAGAATGATCAGACTTTTAAAGATGCAAAACCTTTGAATAGGTTTTCAGAGTCAAAGGAAATCAACAGTTATGAGTGTGATCGGTTACAAGATGAAGAAGAACGCCAAATTGTTAAATTGGAGCCTGTTAGTAATGCTCCCAATTCAGAAAACTTGACTGTTTTAGCTCCTGCTGAAACAGAAGTATTAGATAGAGAGTCTAGTGCTGAAAATAAAGAAGTTGCAAGATATAAATTTATGGAAACTCCTCAAGGAACAATAAAGTACGACTTATCAAGTGATGAATTTAATAtagataaatatataaaagaatttaatGCTAGTATACCAGGACCTCTCGATGAATGCAACGAAGATATCTCTGACTTTGGTCCAAGTTTTCCACCTACATTCAACTTTGCTGCTTATGCAGACAAATCAGTTCTGATTCAGGAATATGTGAAACTTGGAGTAAAACTatacaaaattgaaaaagatcAGGACCATATGAGAGCTCTTCTCAGTGTAGATCTAGAAAAAGAACTGCCAATTTATATCCAATTTCTTCATGATTGTGGTGTGCCTGCTGACAGTTTAGGAGATGTTATAACGGAAAGTCCAATGGTTTTGAAAGAAGATTTAGATGACATGAAAACCAGAGTGAGATACTTGAGAGCTCATAATTTTGCAGTGCAGAGTATAGCAAGAATTGTGACAAAAAATCCATCGTGGCTCTTGTGGGCAACAAAAAAGATTGATGAAAGGCTGGgacattttcaaaatgaatTCAAACTGAACGGGCCTGAAGTACGATTTTTGGCAACAAAACAGCCAAAACTTATTACTTACAATTTTAAACATATCCGCGAAAACACGTTTGCAATCAGAGAAGAAATGGGATTCAGCAGACAAGAAATGAAGCTTCTATTATTGGATAAACCTCGTCTTTGGATGAAta ctcgaaaaaaaattgttgacaCATTTGACTATCTTCATAACACCATGAAATTGTCGCATCTAATGATAGCTTCTCAATCAGATGCTTTAACTTGTCGCAAAAGTCGTATAAAGAATAGACACGAATTTCTCGTTGAATTGAATAAGGTTCAATACGATCCTACGAAACCAGGGTACATTGCTCCAAAATCAATTGCAGTTGGGTCTGATGAAGAATTTTGTAGAGATATAGCAAAAACAGCAGTAGAAAcatacaatttatttttgaaaacgcgttaa
- the LOC103315769 gene encoding reactive oxygen species modulator 1 — translation MPVVPGGAYQQGPTCFDRMKMGFTIGFCVGMASGALFGGFTALRHGLRGRELVNNVGKVMVQGGGTFGTFMAIGTGIRC, via the exons ATGCCAGTCGTTCCCGGCGGAGCTTATCAGCAGGGACCAACGTGTTTCGATAGGATGAAAATGGGTTTCACGATTGGTTTTTGCGTGGGAATGGCTTCTGGCGCACTTTTCGGTGGATTCACGGCACTAAG GCATGGCCTGCGAGGGAGAGAATTAGTGAACAACGTTGGCAAAGTTATGGTACAAGGAGGAGGGACTTTTGGAACATTTATGGCGATTGGAACTGGTATTCGATGCTAG